The Arvicanthis niloticus isolate mArvNil1 chromosome 2, mArvNil1.pat.X, whole genome shotgun sequence genome includes a window with the following:
- the Dstn gene encoding destrin: MASGVQVADEVCRIFYDMKVRKCSTPEEIKKRKKAVIFCLSADKKCIVVEEGKEILVGDVGVTITDPFKHFVGMLPEKDCRYALYDASFETKESRKEELMFFLWAPEQAPLKSKMIYASSKDAIKKKFPGIKHEYQANGPEDLNRTSIAEKLGGSLIVAFEGSPV, from the exons ATG GCCTCAGGAGTTCAAGTTGCGGATGAAGTATGTCGCATTTTCTACGACATGAAAGTTCGGAAATGCTCCACaccagaagaaatcaagaaaagaaagaaggctgTCATTTTTTGTCTCAGTGCAGATAAAAAGTGCATAGTCGTTGAAGAAGGCAAAGAGATCTTGGTTGGAGATGTTGGTGTTACCATAACTGATCCTTTCAAGCATTTTGTCGGAATGCTTCCTGAAAAAGATTGTCGCTACGCTTTGTATGATGCCAGCTTTGAAACCAAGGAGTCCAGAAAAGAAGAGCTAATGTTCTTCTTGTG GGCGCCAGAACAAGCACCTCTGAAAAGTAAAATGATCTATGCAAGCTCGAAGGACGCCATCAAGAAGAAATTTCCAG GTATAAAGCATGAGTATCAAGCAAATGGGCCAGAAGACCTCAATCGGACTAGTATTGCTGAAAAGCTAGGTGGCTCCTTAATTGTAGCTTTCGAAGGATCCCCTGTGTAG